A segment of the Candidatus Thorarchaeota archaeon genome:
AGGCCATCCAGGACGTCCTGTTCAAGTCCCCTGTTGAGATTCTCTGGAATACGCGTGTGCGCGAGTTTGTGGGTGGCGACCTGCTCGACTATGTTGTCCTCGAGGACACTCGGACCGGAGCCACCAAGAGTCTGAAGGTGGATGGTGTGTTTGTAGCACTTGGATCCAACCCTGAGAGCAAGCTCGCCGTAGACATTGGTGTCGCGACGAACGAGAGGGGAGAGATCATTGTCGATGCCAGGCAGAGGACCAGTGTGCCGGGCATCTTCGCTGCTGGTGATGTGATAGAGTCCATGAAACAGATTGTGGTGGCCACAGGTACAGGTGCAATTGCCGCGGACTCCGCATACGCATACATTCGTGGCGTCGAGCGAGGTCCGAGGTAGCGGTGCGCTTTTCATTCTTGGGAGTCTGTTGCAGAAGTCAGAACTTAATCCCTATGTCGTCGGCTTCCTCCTCTGCATTCGGACCTTAAGGAGTAGCCCTCCCATCAGAACCGCAAGAAGACTGAAGAGG
Coding sequences within it:
- a CDS encoding FAD-dependent oxidoreductase produces the protein AIQDVLFKSPVEILWNTRVREFVGGDLLDYVVLEDTRTGATKSLKVDGVFVALGSNPESKLAVDIGVATNERGEIIVDARQRTSVPGIFAAGDVIESMKQIVVATGTGAIAADSAYAYIRGVERGPR